A region from the Canis lupus baileyi chromosome 27, mCanLup2.hap1, whole genome shotgun sequence genome encodes:
- the RITA1 gene encoding RBPJ-interacting and tubulin-associated protein 1 produces MCSMKTPVELAVSGMQTLRLQHHCQGSYRVKARPSYVDETLFGSPAGTRPTPPDFDPPWVEKANRTSGVGTGASQASGANGSCETTSSRGNTPTLTLRKKNKYRLISHVPSYCDESLFGSRPEGTSWEGPWMAKGDAAKLHALFWTPPATPRGSHSSRSRETPLRAIHPAGPLKAEPKVAADSRKLSMAGLDSPHPLRRERSHSLTHLNAPSAGRQPASALHTNGPRDSRPSPSGVTFQSPRVTPRARSIRDSVPAAPQRGGATQKPKPPWK; encoded by the exons ATGTGCAGCATGAAGACCCCCGTGGAGCTGGCAGTCAGTGGGATGCAGACCCTCCGCCTTCAGCACCATTGCCAGGGCAGCTACCGGGTCAAGGCCAGGCCGTCATATGTGGATGAGACATTGTTTGGCAGCCCTGCGGGTACCCGGCCCACACCACCAGACTTCGACCCACCCTGGGTGGAGAAGGCCAACAGAACCAGTGGAGTGGGCACAGGGGCATCACAGGCCTCAGGGGCCAATGGCAGCTGTGAGACCACCTCCTCCAGGGGCAACACCCCGACCCTCACACTAAGGAAGAAGAACAAATACAG ATTGATCAGCCACGTTCCTTCTTACTGTGATGAGTCACTGTTTGGCTCCCGACCGGAGGGCACTAGCTGGGAGGGCCCGTGGATGGCAAAGGGTGATGCTGCTAAACTCCATGCCCTCTTCTGGACACCTCCAGCCACCCCCAGGGGCAGCCACTCATCCCGCTCCCGGGAGACCCCGCTGAGAGCCATTCATCCAGCTGGTCCCTTGAAGGCAGAGCCCAAGGTGGCAGCAGACTCCCGGAAGCTGTCTATGGCTGGGTTGGACTCTCCGCACCCTCTGAGGCGGGAACGTTCCCATTCCCTCACACACCTGAATGCCCCCAGCGCTGGTCGCCAACCCGCCAGCGCCCTCCACACCAATGGGCCTCGGGATTCCCGGCCTTCCCCCTCAGGGGTGACCTTCCAGAGCCCCCGAGTGACTCCTAGGGCCCGCTCCATTCGTGATTCAGTGCCAGCTGCCCCCCAACGGGGTGGGGCCACCCAGAAACCAAAGCCCCCTTGGAAATGA